Within the Pseudomonas guangdongensis genome, the region TCGATCGCGGCCTCTTTGCCCTGGTGCTCCGCGATCGCGACCCAATGCGCCACCGTGCGCAGATGAACGCCAACGGCTTCGCCGATGGCTCTGTAGGTATACCCCTGCTCGCGCATGCGTAGGGCGATAGCGCGTTTTTCGCGCTGTTCCAAGGGGCTGAGGCTTCGTGCGTCGCTGGTCATGGTGAAAAACGCTGATTATGCCCTATTGTATTGCCGGATTAATAGGCTATGTACGAAAAGTCAGTTTGCCTTGAGCAACAAGATAAAAACAGCTCCGAAAAGGCATCCAGACCCCCAGAAACCGATCATTTACTGATCACTTTTGAAGTCTCTCAAATCCGGTTCAGGACTTTTCGTACAGAGCCTAACGACGCCCCGAAAAACTTGCCAATCTGAGCTTAAAGCGCTCGAACAGTTGCCGAGCGAAGAGTCGCTCGTCAGAACGCATGATCAGAAAACTGAACAGTAATGCTGGAAAAATCAGTATGAAATGCCAGGAATAGAGCTCTCGATCGCTCCAGCAAAGCCAGGCGGTGAGGGCCACCATTACAATTCCACCGAACCAGTACAAAAGCCTTCTGCCCTCCAATGCCACGCCATGACAAGTCAACAGACGCCACGTCAGGAATGCAAGATAGAACACATAACTCACCAAATAAGCAAAACCAACCCACTCCAGCCCATGCGATAACAGCAACAACGACATCGCCATGAAAATGATACTCCAAAGACCTTCAGCCAGCGCGAAGCCCTTCATATCGGCTCGCGCTACCAGTGCCGTAGAAATAACCCAACCCAAGACCCTGACAAAATCCCCTATGAGGACCCAGCGCAGTACATTTAGAGAGGGGAGAAACTCATGACTGAACAGCACGAAAACGATCAATGGCTTCATGACTACCAGGCAGGTAATCAGTGGCAGGGAAATCAACAGAGAAAAATGAAACGCCTTGGCGAGCGCCGAGTGCATCTCATCGCCGGCGCCTACCTGACTAAGCTCCGGTAACAGGTAACTCTGCAATGAAGTCAGAAACAGAGCCAGATACATGGCACTGATACTCCAGGCAGCATCAAACTGCCCCGCGCCTTCCAGTCCATAGAGCCGCACAATATAACTACGCACGATCAAAACGCTGCCAAGCGTCAGGAACAAGGACAGCAATGAAGGCAACGCCACTCGCAAAAACCGCACGGTAGCGTTCCAGGTAGCGCCACTCGGCGCAACCGCCGTCAAGCCTTGAAAATACCCCTGACGGCGCACGAAGATGAACGCAGCAATCAACCCGAGCAGAGGCCCACCGGCAAGCAGCAGAACCATGATATTTGGGTATCCGCGAGCGTAGACTAAACCAATGGGCAGAGCGACCAGCGCAGCTCCCAAGCCTGTCAGCATGGTGACGATGCTCAATGCACCGAATTGCATTTCAGCAGTCAATACGCCCCGAAAGAAGAACAGCAGTGCCCCGAGAACAATAGGGATCACCAGCCAGCGAATAGCAGAAGCGTGCTCACCTGCAAAAATCCAGGCGGCGATGAAGTCCGCGAAGATCAATATGGCTGCTGAGAGCAAAAGACTGGCCAGTACAAACACATAGAAGGACGACAAAAAGAACTGCCGCTTGGCCACGCCCTGATGACTGCTCAAGCCCTGAACAACCGCGTTCTGTCCACCTATCGACGCGACTGACGAGAGCATTTGCTGCAAATGCCGCAACACCGAGTACAACCCGACGCCGGCAGGCCCCGTCAATACCGCCAGCAACTTGACGGCAACCGCCCCAAGCAACAGACCGAAAAATTGCCCAACGGCAGTCTTTAATGTAGACACCGCCATGCCTGGCTTCATTTATCACCACCAGCTTGAGTAATAGCGGGCGAGGTGGCTTGCCTTTCACAAAGCAGAAAAGCCAGCACCACATAGATGAAGAGTCCGCCACTGAGTAGCGTCGCGGTCAGTGAACTCACAGATGCAACAAAGAAACAAACAACACTCGACACCATCAAGACCCGACTACCAGAGGAAAATATACAGGCTGCACAAAATGTAAAGATGAGACAGTACACCACCACACCAGCCCATCCAAACGCTAGTTTTGCATCGACAAAGAAAACAGTATTGGATGCACCAGTACCACCGGGTGAGGCGCCAAACTCATACACATAAACCATTTTCTCAAGCAGCATTTTAGGCTCACCATAAAGATGATGAATAAAACTAACCGAGCGCCCTAGAGTAAGTTTCCCGTCGAGTACTGTTTGATGGAAACCTAGCCAGTCATAAGCCGTTACGTAGGGAATCCATATGATTCGATTCACCAAAATATATAATTTTCCAGAAACGTGACTCGCATCAACCGTGACTTGCCCAACCCCGAAATTATCTTGAATCAAGTTCGGCAAAAAGAAACGCCCCGGCCGCCCCATAGGTTCTTGGATAGGCATGTCTGGAGGAATAGAAACCTGCTGGGCTGAAAAATCATCGCCCCCCCCACCCACGCTCCCTGACTGTGAATCCCCAATCCCGCCCATAGCCAGAATAGTCATTACACCAATACTTGCTAACATTAAAATGACTGTAGCAAGTACGCTGGACCAGCGCTTCGCAGAAAAAAAATAAAGCATACAGGGCAGGAAAATATAAACAGGTGCAACCTTTTCTAGCGACAACATCGAAAAAATAAGCAGCGCCACCAAAAGCCAGTATCTGAGTCTGGAATTGAAAGCGAATGCAGCTACCAAAACCAGCGGCATTACAGAGCGCCCTAAAATAAAAACCGCATACCTAAGCAGACTTTCATAACCCTCCAACCCCGCCAAAAACTGACCGCGAGCCTGCGCAATTTCCATCAATGTACCGCCCTTGAGCGCCACGACCAAAGGCACAGCATCGGCTAGGTATACGGCATAACCGAGACTCGCCGCGTATATACAAACCGCTACAACCGACAGGCGATACCAAAACACATTCGAGACGCTAATTAAATGAGAAGACTTTTCTGCCAAAAACAAAAACATCTTCGAAAAAAAACCATAAGAGCATAAATAAATAAAAGAAAACAAAACAACTAAAAACAAAAGCTCAACCGCTTCTCGATCACGAAACAATATCAAACCGAGCAATACAGCCGGAAAGTAAATAAGCCCAACCAGCAAAACAGGAAGGGCTTTAAACCCCACTAAAAAATTATTCAAGAGACGCCTTCCCATCACTTAAAAAATAAAAAACAGAAAAAGCCAATCAACACTCATGACAATAACCGAACCAGGTTTTTCACCTGTGACGGCATATCAAAATTCACGTCAAAGTAGTCTCGACCCGATTTTCCCATGGCCTCACGCTCAGCTACACCGAGTGCATGCAGACGGCGAATGTTTTCCACCAACGGCAACACCTCCTCGGCCGCCGACGTCAATCCAGCACCGGCCTCTGAGACAACCCGCGCGCCCTCCCCATTGATGCTTGCAAGAATCGGCCGACCTGCGGCCAGATACGCCTGGATCTTACTCGGCACTGTTTGTGCAAAAGCTTCGTTATCG harbors:
- a CDS encoding oligosaccharide flippase family protein — its product is MKPGMAVSTLKTAVGQFFGLLLGAVAVKLLAVLTGPAGVGLYSVLRHLQQMLSSVASIGGQNAVVQGLSSHQGVAKRQFFLSSFYVFVLASLLLSAAILIFADFIAAWIFAGEHASAIRWLVIPIVLGALLFFFRGVLTAEMQFGALSIVTMLTGLGAALVALPIGLVYARGYPNIMVLLLAGGPLLGLIAAFIFVRRQGYFQGLTAVAPSGATWNATVRFLRVALPSLLSLFLTLGSVLIVRSYIVRLYGLEGAGQFDAAWSISAMYLALFLTSLQSYLLPELSQVGAGDEMHSALAKAFHFSLLISLPLITCLVVMKPLIVFVLFSHEFLPSLNVLRWVLIGDFVRVLGWVISTALVARADMKGFALAEGLWSIIFMAMSLLLLSHGLEWVGFAYLVSYVFYLAFLTWRLLTCHGVALEGRRLLYWFGGIVMVALTAWLCWSDRELYSWHFILIFPALLFSFLIMRSDERLFARQLFERFKLRLASFSGRR